The DNA sequence ctaatttttttaaagcgaaaaatgaaaaataaatcaatttaataCATGATCATAGTTTTAACAAATATCctgagatctcatatcaaatttcgaatatttttaaaatcgggacaagtccAAAAAATAATAATGCGTTTGCAGTGAAGTTACTAATTTTAATGCAAttaatcaattgacttgatacTATAGAttcctcaaacacattaatttatattaaaataagatattaaaaaatttcacattattggtaataTATTCTTgccgaacttgtaatttaaatttagtAAACATAGAATGTGATGATGTTTTTCGGCCAGGTCATGTAGTCgaatttcgagtattttttgaataatgggtcaggttctgatttcaaattcgaaataaactaaaatgtATTGACTCATTACAGTTCGAACtaatctaaatatgtaatactaatatagattatttagatataagcgattctattttcaatattttctttaaaaattttatatgtacattttaattactttttataataaataatatgttaaaaatatatgagatatattttcaaactaaaaaatgattaataaataagataataattcatttatgtattatgcctaactttatatctgaaattcaattctttaaaattaattgtacaaatattcaagtaactatttTTTTGCGAAATTCAAATAACTATATTTAAagttgaataaaatattcatttacatattatgtgtatgataaaaagtaCATGTTACACTATGGTGTAGTTATATGAGGTTGTATAGGTTAATGAAATATATTGAGTTCGATTCTCACAACCGCATCTTTCGTATAAATATCAAAAAAGGATAATTTAATGAGACTCAACATGCTTACGTACTTTTACCTTTAAAATTTCATGTGTACAGAACATGGTGCTTCAAGATTTAATGTATAATTAAACCTTTGcaaaaatacgaataataatgATAAATAAAAATGAGTTCAATGGCTTGAAGTTTAGATATAGGAGGGAAACATACGATAAATAATCTGTTTTATTCTGGCAAACCAAACAAGATGCATGTTTTTATTTAAACAAAACTCAATGCTAATTATTCATTTGCTGAAAACATAATAGTATAAGTAATCGAAGTGCACTGAAGGAGAAAATTgttatatttttcttaaaatatcAATAATATTATAATAATGGTATTAATACAAAGAACAATAAGTTCCAAGCATTCAAACCCTTCTATAACAATCAGCTGGCAAATAAACAAAACAACAATCCAATACAAACTCATTTAAAACTTAACACATCCAAAGAAAACCTACAGCCAACCTGCAGGTTAGGGATCAGAGAGTAAATCATGTCCGATTTCCAAAAACATTTTGAAGCTCTGTCATCTTCATACGGAGAGCCTGCAAATCTTGTAGTTTACTACTAGCATCATCGATATGACTGTCAATTTTATGAAGCTCGGGAATCAGGCCATTCACCAACCAATTAACATTGAACCCCTGACTCTTCAAGTAAGCAAATACATCCTTGTACTCAAGAATAATATCAGAATTAACATCAGTCATAGATATCTTAGTGAAGTCATTCAGCGATATGCACAGCATGTTCAAATTCATTGTACATAAGTTCTTATTTTTTGGTGTAAAGTGCTCAAAGGTTTCCGGGTACTTGTGCATAATGCGATCCAGTAAGCATACAAACTCCAAGTTAACCTCGTGACCCTGCCATAACCCCAGTACGCTATTCCCCTTAAAAGAGCTCACTGGATCTTTGTTTGTCCCTTCATCTACAGTATCAGTTTTTCTGGCTCCGTCGGCATCAACTCGAGAATTTTCTATCACATGCTGTTCTTGCAATCCAGTGTCCACGGCGTCAACACATATTGTTTCATTTATATATTGACAATCACCTAGCTCCTTTTCTGGAGAAGCCAAAGGCTCTTGTACCACTACCACCGCATTTTCAGCCACCACTGAAACTGGTGCCTGAAGAATCCTGTTCTTCTGGGAGAAAAAACTCTTATATTATATCTCTAGCTGACATAAGAAAAGGATAACTTTATATAATATTTCTAGTTTACCAAAAATAACATGGACCCTAAAGATTCACTATAGCAGTTTTGCAAAGCATACTATCAACAACACTAGCATCAATCTTGATACATTATTTAATACCCATTGATTCCCCACCCGATCCCCTAGATCACAGTACCATAGTTTGAAGGGGATATACCTAATAAATGCTACATGGTTTCAAGCACTAAAAAAAGTCAATAAAAAAAAATCATGGAGTTATCGAGAAAATTTATACATTCATTAAATACCTGAGGCAATGATTTGACAATGGTGGCCCTAGGAGAGCCACCAAGTAAGTAACTTCTAAGAGCACTAGATATATTTGATTCTTTGTAATCCTCCGGTAGCTTCAAGTACTTCAAGTTAAGGAATGGAGAAGAAAGACTTGCAAGAAAGTCGGAAATCTCAGAAAGAGCCTACAATAAGAAAACAATACGTAGACGAAAATAAATTGAAATGTAATTTGGACGAACATTTTAAATGCTCCAAAGAAATAAATAAACCCCACTTGTGTCTTTTTTTAAAGTATCCGATTCTGCTGGTGACATAATTACTTTCTGGTATCGAAACTCAGATATTACATATTTACATAGTTCTGGTGCAGATATTAATAAGCCCAGTACTTCATGTCTTTCTTTTTCAAAATATTTGATTTTGCGGGAGGCTGGATCATTCGAGAAGCTAAAGAGAAGTGACATAATTAGTTTCTGTTGGAAAAACATCTAAATTGCAACAACTGTCCACCACGAAGTTTGAGATGAACAGTGAGAACAGCTGTTACCTTATAATTTGGTGAAGTTTGGTACTAAACTTGAACTGAGTTATTAACGCTCAAGGTTGAAACCTAAAAAGATGCATAGCATGCACTATAACTACCAAAAGTACTAGCAGCACCAACAAAGGGTTGGTGCA is a window from the Apium graveolens cultivar Ventura chromosome 1, ASM990537v1, whole genome shotgun sequence genome containing:
- the LOC141669480 gene encoding uncharacterized protein LOC141669480 isoform X3; protein product: MESPAEKKARIIPEYQGEDRISGLPDELIHRIYSFLDAKEAVQSSALSKRWKLIWTTLPFLRLGLGTAKNLSFDLESIEALSEISDFLASLSSPFLNLKYLKLPEDYKESNISSALRSYLLGGSPRATIVKSLPQKNRILQAPVSVVAENAVVVVQEPLASPEKELGDCQYINETICVDAVDTGLQEQHVIENSRVDADGARKTDTVDEGTNKDPVSSFKGNSVLGLWQGHEVNLEFVCLLDRIMHKYPETFEHFTPKNKNLCTMNLNMLCISLNDFTKISMTDVNSDIILEYKDVFAYLKSQGFNVNWLVNGLIPELHKIDSHIDDASSKLQDLQALRMKMTELQNVFGNRT